A window of the Temnothorax longispinosus isolate EJ_2023e unplaced genomic scaffold, Tlon_JGU_v1 HiC_scaffold_13, whole genome shotgun sequence genome harbors these coding sequences:
- the LOC139823519 gene encoding uncharacterized protein, translating to MRSKNSAILALKEQIKFYKQQCSDANNYRKENEHLKKNLQHLKNVQSLIDSSTHEMDDKILMTSDPSKLATYIAVLKRELKHMYNKSREVREKYKKLQQDYTRASTENKVLAEERTKRKEMEERLMICESEKISLQTQLFEMQANANAYKCVSCNKTSTEKLKEELLKLEDTVNLEKNDSCIIINPDSTEDTPQSIKSQGFFSMRDNGIKRQKSSNSLKETSILAKKSKFYQPNQKTASGSGMSFDGFGGHARYDKFPNPIPSSHVKKSREDLRKPKLDTGDNQKLNDILHM from the exons ATGAGAAGCAAGAATAGTGCAATTCTTGCGCTTAAGGAACAGATAAAGTTTTACAAACAGCAATGTTCGGATGCCAACAATTACAGGAAAGAGAATGAACATCTGAAGAAAAATCTTCAACATTTgaaaaa CGTACAGAGTCTTATAGATAGTTCTACACATGAGATGGATGATAAAATACTGATGACGAGTGATCCTTCCAAACTTGCAACATACATAGCAGTATTAAAaag GGAATTGAAACACATGTATAACAAGAGCAGAGAGGttagagagaaatataaaaaattacagcaAGATTACACCCGTGCCTCTACAGAAAACAAGGTTTTAGCAGAGGAGCGTACTAAGCGAAA agaaatgGAAGAACGGTTAATGATCTGTGAGAGCGAGAAGATATCTCTGCAAACGCAGCTTTTTGAAATGCAGGCAAACGCGAACGCGTATAAATGCGTTAGCTGTAATAAAACATCCACGGAAAAGCTCAAGGAAGAGCTACTAAAACTTGAAGATACTGTAAATCTCGAAAAGAATGATAGctgcattattataaatccA GATAGTACCGAGGATACTCCACAGAGCATAAAATCGCAAGGTTTCTTTTCGATGAGAGATAACGGTATAAAAAGACAGAAATCCAGTAACAGTTTGAAAGAGACTTCGATACTTgcgaaaaaatcgaaattttatcAACCGAATCAA aaaactGCCAGCGGCAGTGGTATGAGTTTTGATGGCTTCGGAGGACATGCTAGGTACGATAAATTTCCTAATCCGATACCCAGTTCACATGTAAAGAAAAGCAGAGAGGATTTAAGAAAACCGAAACTTGATACGGGTGACAATCAGAAACTCAATGATATACTGCATATGTAA
- the LOC139823509 gene encoding terpene synthase-like — protein sequence MTDSREVIPYYCSPSGDPEEDKELLEPFKYIQSVENNRCTKLTVAFNYWLRIPADKLRQINNIISIVYNVCILFDDIQDGSIWRDGIPVTHSVYGLCDTISTTNYMQAIALEKAIKLHPEAVKILTEELVEFNRGQRKDIYWRNNSICPTDDQYEKNAIRKAGWLVKLMVKLMKLFSFCDKDFSSVLNLMGYYHQIHNDYCNLCVGKDDKNYCDDLTEGKFSFPIIHAIKHDDDRRIRNILKQRTTDINLKNHFVELLKKLGSFKYTRDVLKELNKKIKIEIERLGGNPLFTNMLEKYENEVLCHGIKGVNIINGSFSKNCINIYIL from the exons ATGACGGATTCCAGGGAAGTCATACCATACTATTGTTCGCCAAGCGGTGACCCGGAGGAGGATAAG GAACTTTTGGAGCCGTTCAAATACATTCAAAGtgtagaaaataatagatGCACAAAATTAACGGTGGCGTTTAACTACTGGTTAAGGATACCAGCTGATAAACTGCGTCAAATCAACAATATAATAAGCATCGTCTACAACGTGTGCATTTT attcgACGATATACAAGATGGATCTATTTGGCGGGATGGCATTCCCGTTACCCATTCCGTATATGGGCTTTGTGACACAATAAGTACCACAAATTATATGCAGGCTATTGCTTTAGAAAAAGCAATTAAGTTACATCCCGAA GCAGTTAAAATCTTAACTGAAGAATTAGTGGAATTTAACAGAGgacaaagaaaagatatatattggAGAAACAATTCAATATGTCCAACTGACGACCAGTATGAAAAAAATGCGAtaagaa aggCTGGCTGGCTCGTAAAGTTAATGGTGAAATTGATGAAACTCTTTTCATTTTGCGATAAAGACTTTTCATCGGTCTTAAATTTAATGGGCTATTACCACCAGATACATAATgattattgtaatttgtgTGTTGGTAAG gacgataaaaattattgtgatGACCTGACCGAAGGGAAATTCAGCTTCCCTATTATACATGCGATTAAACACGATGATGACCGGCGAATAAGAA ATATTCTAAAACAACGAACTACGGACATCAAtcttaaaaatcattttgtgGAGTTGTTAAAGAAACTAGGTTCTTTTAAATACACAAGGGATGTATTAAAAGaactaaacaaaaaaataaaaattgaaattgaacgTTTAGGAGGTAATCCGCTATTTACAAATATGCTGGAGAAATATGAGAACGAGGTGCTGTGCCACGGTATTAAAggtgtaaatattattaatggtagcttttcgaaaaattgcattaatatttatatattataa